The Melospiza melodia melodia isolate bMelMel2 chromosome 7, bMelMel2.pri, whole genome shotgun sequence genome has a segment encoding these proteins:
- the LOC134420519 gene encoding olfactory receptor 14J1-like, translated as MFFFLLNLALSDLGSICTTVPKAMHNSLWDTRDISYTGCAAQLFFFLFFIAAEFSLLTMMCYDRYVSICKPLHYGTLLGSRACAHMAAATWASGFLNALMHTANTFSLSLCLGNALGQFFCEIPQILKLSCSHSNFLIEIGLTVVSPCLGFGCFVFIVFSYVQIFRAVLRIPSEQGCHKAFSTCLPHLAVVSLSVSIGIFTYLKPPFISSPSLDLALSILYSVVPPALNPLIYSLRNQELKAAVWR; from the coding sequence atgttcttcttcctgctcaacctggccctcagcgacctgggctccatctgcaccactgtccccaaagccatgcacaattccctctgggacaccagggacatctcctacactggatgtgctgctcagctctttttctttctcttctttattgcagcagagttttccctcctgaccatgatgtgctacgaccgctacgtgtccatctgcaaacccctgcactacgggaccctcctgggcagcagagcttgtgcccacatggcagcagctacctgggccagtggctttctcaatgctctcatgcacacagccaatacattttccctttccctgtgccttggcaatgccctgggccagttcttctgtgaaatcccccagatcctcaagctctcctgctcacactccaacttcctCATAGAGATTGGGCTCACTGTTGTCAGTccctgtttaggttttggttgttttgtattcattgttttctcctatgtgcagatcttcagggctgtgctgaggatcccctctgagcagggatgtcacaaagccttttccacctgcctccctcacctggctgtggtctctctgtctgTCAGTATTGGCATATTTACCTACCTGAAACCCCCTTTCATCTCCTCCCCATCACTGGATCTGgcactgtcaattctgtactcggtggtgcctccagccctgaaccccctcatctacagcctgagaaaccaggagctcaaggctgcagtgtggaga